Below is a genomic region from Flammeovirgaceae bacterium SG7u.111.
GAACCTATTAATTCTTTCTTCTTTTTCATCGGTTACTGTTATCACCTGTAGCTCTTCTACAAATTCTTTTTGCAGTTCTTCCAAATGGGTAAACCCTTTGATACAGGGCGAACACCATGTTGCCCAAAAATCTATAATGACGACTTTTCCGCTAAAGTCCGAGAGTTTAGCAGAGACATTGCTATAATTCAGCATTTTGGCAAAATCCAATTCAGGCGATTTTTTGCCTATTAGCGATGAATCTTGCCCAAAAAGGTTCAATGATGTGAGCACGAGGAGGAGAGTTACTAGTTTTTTCATGTTATCTTCTTCTAATTTAAACAATGTAAGTAAGTTTAAAACAAAGAATAGGCCATTCGTTCTCAACTCACAACTTTAGCTCAAGATTAGTCTTAAAAACAACAGCTTGTTACTCCCCCTCCATCAACAACAGCAGCTCTTTCTTCACCAGCCCATAGTTTTTCCACGGAATAAAATGCGTCATTTCGGGGTCTTCCACTAGTTTTAGCATTTTGGGTTTGATGTATTTTTTGCTCCAAGCCACATTTCCCTCAAAGGGTGCTAAAAAATCCTTTCCCCCATGCAAATGCACCACGGGAACAGTTATTTTTCCCCAATCTTCTTTTAGCAGGGCAAGCTCGGCTTTGTGGGCAAATTTCTCGTCCGTTGCCACCCTCAGCGGTTTTGAGGCCATCCAGCGGGTAAGCTTCCACTTTCCCAAATGCGCTATCCAGTAGATCGGTTCCGACTCCGGATCGTTCACCGGGGCAAGCATCATAATTCCATCCACGGCATACATCGTCGCCATTTTCCCAACTATCGGACCTCCGTACGAATGCCCTATCAGGTAGATATGATCTTCCTTCGCCTCTTCCAATACCTTCCCAATTATGATCGCCTGCTCTTGAATAGAAGTCACCGATTTGCCATAGCCCGAATGCCCATAGCCGGGCCTGTCCACTGTTACTATCCGGGCTTTTTCCAGCAAAACGCTATCGGTCAAAAAGCCAAAGAAGTCATCGCCGGCACCGGGAGCGCCATGCACAAACACCAGCAAATTCTCCTTGTTCCTTTCCGCTCCTGTTTCCACATAGCGCAGCTCGTTGGCATCGTGCGCCATTTTTTGCACCGAAGCCGCTACACCTTGCTCCTCAAAGTGCGCCAGTATTTTTTTGTCAGAAGTCTTGAGTCTCATACAGCCGTTGGTCAGTAGGGCAAGAAAAAGAGGGGAAAGCAGGGCAAAGCGAAGGATTTTCAACAGTTTTTGGGTCATAAATCACTGAGATTTGAGCAAGTTGAGCTTTGTGAAAAACTTGGAATCGAGTGCATACGAAAAAGCATGCTGGGCAATGATAAAGTTTTCCCCGCTATAAATCGACACGCTCTTCTCCGAGACTTCCAAGCTCAATTTTGCATAGGGCAGCACCCAAGCAAAGGTCTCCAGCCTTGAGCGAAACCGAATGATCACGCCCTTGCCTCGAAGCTCTATGTTGCAAGTATTACGGTATTTGTCCAGTTTCAAAAGCCCCTCTAGCTCGGGGCTGCATTGGGTAATCAGCAATTGTTGCGAGCCGGTCCCCTTCATTTTTATCGCTTCCCAAAAGCTAAAAGCCCGCCCCACCGCAAGGTCGATTTCCTTCGTCACCTCTTTGTCTTTGTACGTCACATTTCTGATCATGCCAGCTGTTTTTTTTACCCATTAACACCATTTCCGAGCCTGTTGTTTGGGAATGGGTTGGTTTAAGAGGATTACTAGGGCGCACTCACGCAAAAAGCCTGACCCGGGTGGTCAAGCCGCCCCACGCACCAGCCTCTTCGGTCTTGCCCTACCCTCTTTCCCCAGTGCGCAAAAATCGTTTTCTTCTTTATTACCTCCTTCTATTTCGAAATATCGTTTTATCGCCTTAGCCGCAATGCATTGCAGTATTAGCTTCGATTCATCGTCCATTCAATTCCTAGCCAAGGCGTGCCTTGGCTCTACGGTTTTACATATCATTTTCTTCTTTATTACCTCCTTCTATTTCGAAATATCGTTTTATCGTCTTAGCCGCAATGCATTGCGGCTCTACAGTTTTTCATTTGCAAAAAAATCATTGAATCATCTCGAAATATTAAATCATCAATCCCCTTCCAACCCTCTCACTCTCTTGCAGGTCTTAGTTCTGCACCCCTTGTAACTTTCATCACCAACTTTCTTTTAAAGAAATTCTATTTTCACAATCAATTACCACATAAAGGTAGTTTACTAAAAAAACAATCAGCACCTGAAAAAACTCATCATTCATATAGTCCTCGTTCCCTTGTTGTTTTCCTGCGAAAGCTGGTTTGGTTCAAAAGAAGAGCCTACCAAGGAAAATGCTCCTTACGATCTGGCGGCGGATATCCCTTCCTACTTCAGCCAGAACTACGAAATTCCGGCTGACAACCCACTTACAGTGGAAGGAATCGCCTTGGGGCGAATGCTTTTTTACGAAACAAAACTTTCGGGTGACAATTCGCAATCTTGCGCAAGCTGCCACAAACAGGAAAACGGGTTTTCCGACCCCAACCGCTTTAGCGAGGGAATTGATGGTGAAGATGGGACAAAAAATGCGATGGCACTCGCTAATTTGCTCTGGCAGCGAAAATTCTTTTGGGATGGACGAGCCAGCAGCCTCGAAGAGCAAGCTCTATTGCCCATTCAAGACCCTATTGAAATGCACCAAAGTTTGGAAGCTTCCGTGGCGAAACTTGAAGCAGAGCAGCAATACCTCGACCAGTTTGAGCTTGCCTTTGGGGAAAAGGGTATTTCTGCCGAAAAAATAGGCAAAGCCCTTGCCCAGTTTGAGCGGACGATGATCTCGGCTAATTCCAAATACGACCAATATTTGCGAGGGGAATACGAACCTACGGCAAAGGAACTCTTGGGCATCGAGCTGTTTTTCATTCACCCTATTTCCGAAATTGGACTGCGGGGCGGAAACTGCGGGGACTGCCACCTCGGTCCTATGACCCATGGCGACCTCAACGATTTCCAAGGCTTCCACAACAATGGGCTGGACGAAGACGGGAACCTCAACATCGGCTTGAAAAAAACAACGGGAAAGGAAGAAGACTTGGGGAAATTCAAAGCTCCTTCACTCAGAAATATCGCCCTTACCGCGCCCTACATGCACGACGGAAGATTTCAGACCTTGGAAGAAGTACTCGACCACTATAACGAACACGTGAACCAAAGCGCAACGCTCGACCCGCTCATCATTGAAGCCAGCAACGAGAAGGTTTTCCCCAACGAACCTATCAAGCTACACCTAGCCCAAGAAGAGAAAGAAGCAATTTTGGCATTTTTGCACATGCTCACCGATGAAACCTTCATTACCAACGAACGATTTTCCAATCCTTTTGAAACCACTGAAACGAAATGAAACCTTTTATAAAAAACACAAACACCCGTCATGCCGTGCTCCGACACGGTATCTCCTTCCTATTGATACTTGGGGCTTTACTTTCCATCAGCTCTTGCAGCAACAACGACGAAGTGCCCGGCGAGGGAATGCTTACGCTGGAAATAGCTAACCTTTTTGACGGCGATCCGCTAGAACTGGACAGCAAAACCTATCAGAATGAGCTAGGGCAAGAATTTTCCATCCAAGAGTTTAAGTTTTACCTCAGCAATGTGAAGCTGCGCAACTCCGCTACGGGGGCAGTTTATACCGAGCCAGAAAGCTACCATTTGGTAAGCCGAAAAGATGCTACCCACCTGTTTGAAATTGAAATAGAAGAAGTGACAGCAGGGCAATACGACCAGCTAGAATTTTCCATAGGCGTTGACCCGACCCGCAACCTTTCCCTCGACAACATCGGCGACCTCGACCCTTCCAACAACATGGCTTGGGACTGGAACACGGGCTACAAATTTTTGCTGCTGGAGGGCAAATATTCCCCCAAAGACGGCTCGGATGATAAAGGCTTGATCTTCCACGTAGGTTCGGATGCCAACTATCGCACCGTTACCCTGCCCATCAGCTCAGGCAGCGATGCTAAGTTCGAACTCAAAGGTGGGCAATCCAACGCCATCAAGCTTGATATTGAAGTATCTGAAATCTTCAAAAACCCTACTTCAGTCGATTTCGATACCGACAACGTGGTGATGTTCGAAGGGATTTCTGGAAAAGTGGCGGATAATTATAGTAAGATGGTGAGTGTGGGGGAGTGAAAAACTAACCACGTTAGTGTAGGTTCTTCGGAGAATTGCACCTGCGCTTTACATCGGTTTACGGTATATTTGCCCATGCATTTATATTATCAATATCCTTACACAACCGTCATTGTTTCTATAGTTCTGCTGAACTTGATCATTAAAGCAGTAGCCAATATGGAGCAATCACCTTTAGCATTTTTGCTCCTAGGGATGATTTCGCTCATTGGGCGGGCTTTCAGTCCCTTTGCAGGGGCGGTGGACAAGGAGCTTTCGGACAACTATTATTTTTCCCGGAATAAACAAGCTATACGTTATAGCCCAATGGGAAATTGGTTTGAACTTGGCAACGCCAAAATGGATGCTGACCCAAATTCCTTCAAGGTGCTGGCACGCAACTTTGCCAAGGACAAAGACCATCTGTATTACAAATCATCTATTATAGACCAAGAAGCAGACAAAGAATCGCTGAGGGTGGTAGACGATTATTATTGCTTAGACAAAAACCATGTGTATGTCCCTGCCGAGTATGTTTACAGCCCGTTTGATGAACCGGATGAAAACCCAGATCCAAAGGCGAAACTGCACCGAATTGAAAAAGCCAACCCTACTACTTACGAACCAATAAATGATGATTGGGCAAAGGACGATCGTCATTTTTTTTACCGTCACAAATTTGTCGATGTGGAGTATGAAAGCTTTGAGATAATCAACAAGAACTTTTGCAAAGACAGCAAATGTGTTTGGATGCAAAACGATAACGACCTGATTGCTTCTGACATAGATCCCTCTGCTACCCGAAAACTGAATAAAAGCCTAATTGCAGACCAATTGCATATCTATGACTTTAAGATGTACGTGGAAAACGAGCTGGCAAATAAGTTGTTTGCATACGCTTATGAGGACCTTTCCTCCTTTGAGGACTTGGATGAAGACTATTTTATATTTGACGACAAAGTGGTTTATCAAAACAACTACTTGGAGGGTGCGCATGCCGCTACGTTTGAAGTGATGGACCCAACGTATTATGCGAGGGACAAAAACCATATTTACTACGCTGGCCTGCCCATGGAGCATGTTGATATTGAAAGCTTTGAATTATTTGAGTACGCCTGTTATGCAAAAGACAAAAATCATATTTATGCCGAAGGCAAGATATTAAAAGAAGCTGACCTCGCCACCTTTGGTCCGCTCAACGATGATTCCCTAATTTATAAAGACAAAAACCATCAGTATCGGGGAAATGAAATCCTTGCGAAGGAAGAGGAAGTAAAAGGTTGAGGATGATTTATCTTGTTATAGGATTAGTTTCATTTTTCTAACTCTTAGGATAATCTAGAAGCAAGAGCCTCTGCCATTTTTGGCAAGCCTAATCCCCATCGGTTTTGAGGCAGGCAACTAACGCTGTTAGTACACCACTCTTCAAATTTTTTCTTCGAATCAGGAAGAAGTCAGGGGTTATTCGGTGGCTGGCACATCTTATGATAGGACTTTCTTTATTCCAATACTAGTTCATAATTTGTGCTTCGTCCCCCAGATTCTTCTTGTTTCAGAATTCCTTTATCTATTAAATCTTTTATATCTCGAAGAGCAGTATCTGCTGAACATTTGGTGATCTTAGCCCATTTGGACGATTTCAATTTACCATCAAATCCATCCAATAGTTTATTCAACATCAACCTCTGTCGGCTATTTAGTACTGTTTCTTTGTGACCATCCCAAAAATCTGCCTTTTGGAGAACACGTTTTAGCGTTTCCTCTGTGTTCAATAATGCTTTATACAAACAGTTTAAGAACCAATCCAACCATTCGGTAATGTCACCAGAACTATGTTGTACATTTTGCAAGACAGCATAGTATTTCTTTTTTTCTGATAAAATTTGATTAGAAAAGCTATAAAACCTTTGAGACGTTTCTTCGGCACGAGCAAGCAGCATGTCAGAAATTGCTCTGGCAATTCGCCCATTGCCATCATCAAACGGGTGGATGATGATAAACCAAAAATGGGCAATTGCAGCTTTTAAAACCCCATCGGTTTCAGGGTTTTGGTCAAACCAGTCCAAGAATGCATCCATTTCTTTTTTTACAACTTGTGGAGATGGAGCTTGAAAATGAATTCTCTCCCTTCCCATTGGACCAGATACTACTTGCATTTCACCATCACGATAGCAACCAGTGGCAATTCTATGTATCCCACTCCATCCTGTCGGAAATAAAGCTGCATGCCAGCCAAATATCCGTTCATGGTCAAGCGGTTTGTCATATCTCTGCGTAGCATCAAGCACCATTTCAACTACTCCCTCCACATTTCTGTCCACATGAACCATTCCCGCATATGCTAGCCCAAGCCTTCTAGCAATTGACGAACGTACTTGTTCGTAGTTCAATATTTCACCTTCAATTTCAGATGATTTCAATACATCTAAGGTCAACGTAGAAAGCATTGTTTCTTCCTTAATTGAAAAACCAAGCCCCCTCATTTGTCCATAAATCACTCCTTGAAGGTGCCTGACTTTACCAAGAATTACGCTTAGCTGTTTATCATCCCAAGTAAATTTAGGCCATTGGTCGTATTCATATATGTACTTTGCCATAACTAGTAATTTGCGATAAATATAGAGGTTATTCTCCGCAAATTTAAGGAGAATAGAGGTGTTTTTCTCCGCAAGTGTTTTGGAGATTAGCTAGCACATCTCTTTCATAAGATTGGGGCGGTTTTCGGTTGGCTTATTTTGTATTTATAATGTTCAAGGCGGGAAATCTGCGAACAGGGCGACTATTTAAAGTGAAGTTGATAATTAAAAACATGTCTTGTTTTGCTTTAAACAAAGCTTTTCAACAGTTGTCAAATGGCTAAAGTCGAGCTTGGGGCCTGTTTAAAGTTTAAACAGGCTTTGAGTAGTTATATTCTTTCCAATTTTTGAATAAGTCTTTTAGAATTTTGCCGGATGATGAACCGTCTTCCTCATTCAATAAAAAAAACTTATCTGTCCTTGGGTATTTAATTTGACCTTTTTCATCCCAAGAAGCAAATGAGAAAAAGTACTTTGTATCATTGAAACAAAACCCATGTACACCTGGGGTTTTAGTGTAAGAATATAAATTTATGTTGACATTTTTCGTGTTTAAGATTTTTTGGTTTTCCTCTTTAAACCCATTTATAATATCAATATTAGTATCTATGGATTTTTTCCAACTAGAATTAATTGAACTACTCTTTTCAGCGAAACTTGGATCAATATAGAAAAGGTTCATTTCAACATTATTAAGAAAGTCTTGGTCTAACCAACCTTCTATTTGTGTTACAACTGAAAATAAGGTGTAACCAAGGATATCTATTTTTAATATATCATTAAAGTTAGTTCTATGGTTAAATTCTTGTTCTACAACTTTGTAAATAGCGTCTGTGCCATTTATAATCTTCCATGATAATGTTTTTTCCTCTAAGACCCGAATAATTCCATTTGAATTGGGGTCGTGTTTAGACTTCAGGCTTACTAAGTACTTATAGATTTTCTTTGCTGTCTCAAGGTTATCATCTGTTGTTTTAAATTTACTTCTATCTATAAAAAGAGACATTTTTTCATCTGCCAATTTTACTATTTGCTCTTTAATATCAGCAGATAATTTTAAGTTACGGTAAATAAAAACTGATGGTCCTGCAATAGTATTTTTGTTTA
It encodes:
- a CDS encoding alpha/beta hydrolase, with amino-acid sequence MTQKLLKILRFALLSPLFLALLTNGCMRLKTSDKKILAHFEEQGVAASVQKMAHDANELRYVETGAERNKENLLVFVHGAPGAGDDFFGFLTDSVLLEKARIVTVDRPGYGHSGYGKSVTSIQEQAIIIGKVLEEAKEDHIYLIGHSYGGPIVGKMATMYAVDGIMMLAPVNDPESEPIYWIAHLGKWKLTRWMASKPLRVATDEKFAHKAELALLKEDWGKITVPVVHLHGGKDFLAPFEGNVAWSKKYIKPKMLKLVEDPEMTHFIPWKNYGLVKKELLLLMEGE
- a CDS encoding cytochrome c peroxidase, producing the protein MLFSCESWFGSKEEPTKENAPYDLAADIPSYFSQNYEIPADNPLTVEGIALGRMLFYETKLSGDNSQSCASCHKQENGFSDPNRFSEGIDGEDGTKNAMALANLLWQRKFFWDGRASSLEEQALLPIQDPIEMHQSLEASVAKLEAEQQYLDQFELAFGEKGISAEKIGKALAQFERTMISANSKYDQYLRGEYEPTAKELLGIELFFIHPISEIGLRGGNCGDCHLGPMTHGDLNDFQGFHNNGLDEDGNLNIGLKKTTGKEEDLGKFKAPSLRNIALTAPYMHDGRFQTLEEVLDHYNEHVNQSATLDPLIIEASNEKVFPNEPIKLHLAQEEKEAILAFLHMLTDETFITNERFSNPFETTETK
- a CDS encoding MbnP family protein, whose product is MKPFIKNTNTRHAVLRHGISFLLILGALLSISSCSNNDEVPGEGMLTLEIANLFDGDPLELDSKTYQNELGQEFSIQEFKFYLSNVKLRNSATGAVYTEPESYHLVSRKDATHLFEIEIEEVTAGQYDQLEFSIGVDPTRNLSLDNIGDLDPSNNMAWDWNTGYKFLLLEGKYSPKDGSDDKGLIFHVGSDANYRTVTLPISSGSDAKFELKGGQSNAIKLDIEVSEIFKNPTSVDFDTDNVVMFEGISGKVADNYSKMVSVGE
- a CDS encoding DKNYY domain-containing protein; the encoded protein is MHLYYQYPYTTVIVSIVLLNLIIKAVANMEQSPLAFLLLGMISLIGRAFSPFAGAVDKELSDNYYFSRNKQAIRYSPMGNWFELGNAKMDADPNSFKVLARNFAKDKDHLYYKSSIIDQEADKESLRVVDDYYCLDKNHVYVPAEYVYSPFDEPDENPDPKAKLHRIEKANPTTYEPINDDWAKDDRHFFYRHKFVDVEYESFEIINKNFCKDSKCVWMQNDNDLIASDIDPSATRKLNKSLIADQLHIYDFKMYVENELANKLFAYAYEDLSSFEDLDEDYFIFDDKVVYQNNYLEGAHAATFEVMDPTYYARDKNHIYYAGLPMEHVDIESFELFEYACYAKDKNHIYAEGKILKEADLATFGPLNDDSLIYKDKNHQYRGNEILAKEEEVKG
- a CDS encoding Fic family protein → MAKYIYEYDQWPKFTWDDKQLSVILGKVRHLQGVIYGQMRGLGFSIKEETMLSTLTLDVLKSSEIEGEILNYEQVRSSIARRLGLAYAGMVHVDRNVEGVVEMVLDATQRYDKPLDHERIFGWHAALFPTGWSGIHRIATGCYRDGEMQVVSGPMGRERIHFQAPSPQVVKKEMDAFLDWFDQNPETDGVLKAAIAHFWFIIIHPFDDGNGRIARAISDMLLARAEETSQRFYSFSNQILSEKKKYYAVLQNVQHSSGDITEWLDWFLNCLYKALLNTEETLKRVLQKADFWDGHKETVLNSRQRLMLNKLLDGFDGKLKSSKWAKITKCSADTALRDIKDLIDKGILKQEESGGRSTNYELVLE